A genomic region of Roseateles amylovorans contains the following coding sequences:
- a CDS encoding lytic polysaccharide monooxygenase — protein sequence MPALTPVLTRLSGACLLGLLGWTPASDALAHGAPEFPISRQYNCYKNPSLPACQAAIATGGEQALYDWNGVNQAAANGNHRAVVPDLKICAGGQEKFKGFDLARNDWPATAWSPGTDGKYEYRYNATAPHRSLNWTFFLTRDGWTPTASPLRWSDLEQVAQLGPDQIVTSGKTYTMKLSLPKRSGKQVLFSVWQRADSTEAFYACSDVDFGGATTPPSVPTGLKQIGQVSAAQDLPLNSQVKLRVFDKSGGDLETIALTLPAATAKAAWLSQIAARANQASAYLRIGTLQGGNVVVPSGVTVMDVYLLNAASGASYAMDVLLPATPPTTPPTTPGDSPAWVEGASYAVGQVVSYQGKRYRCLQAHTAYQGAGWTPSAAGVLDILWKAL from the coding sequence ATGCCTGCCTTGACCCCTGTTCTCACTCGCCTGAGCGGCGCCTGCCTCTTGGGCCTGCTGGGTTGGACCCCCGCATCCGACGCCCTGGCCCACGGCGCGCCGGAGTTCCCCATCTCGCGGCAATACAACTGCTACAAGAACCCGTCGCTGCCGGCATGCCAGGCGGCCATCGCCACCGGTGGTGAGCAAGCCCTCTATGACTGGAACGGCGTGAACCAGGCCGCCGCCAACGGCAATCACCGCGCCGTGGTGCCCGATCTGAAGATCTGCGCCGGCGGTCAGGAGAAGTTCAAGGGTTTCGACCTGGCCCGCAACGACTGGCCCGCCACCGCCTGGTCGCCAGGCACCGACGGCAAGTACGAATACCGCTACAACGCCACCGCGCCCCATCGGTCGCTGAACTGGACCTTCTTCCTGACGCGTGATGGCTGGACACCCACCGCCTCGCCGCTGCGCTGGTCCGATCTGGAACAGGTCGCCCAACTCGGGCCGGACCAGATCGTCACCTCCGGCAAGACCTACACGATGAAGCTGAGCCTGCCCAAGCGCAGCGGCAAGCAGGTGCTGTTCTCGGTCTGGCAGCGCGCCGACAGCACCGAGGCCTTCTATGCCTGCTCGGATGTCGACTTCGGTGGTGCCACCACCCCGCCCTCCGTCCCGACCGGGCTGAAGCAGATCGGGCAGGTCTCGGCCGCGCAGGACCTGCCGCTCAACAGCCAGGTCAAGCTGCGCGTGTTCGACAAATCGGGCGGCGATCTGGAAACCATCGCCCTGACCCTGCCCGCCGCCACCGCCAAGGCGGCATGGCTGTCGCAGATCGCGGCGCGGGCGAACCAGGCGTCCGCCTATCTGCGCATCGGCACGCTGCAGGGCGGCAATGTGGTGGTCCCGAGCGGGGTGACGGTGATGGATGTCTATCTGCTGAACGCCGCCTCCGGCGCGAGCTATGCGATGGACGTGCTGCTGCCCGCCACACCGCCGACCACGCCACCGACCACGCCCGGCGACAGCCCAGCCTGGGTGGAAGGCGCGAGCTATGCCGTGGGACAGGTCGTGAGCTACCAAGGCAAGCGCTACCGCTGCCTGCAGGCGCACACCGCGTATCAAGGCGCCGGCTGGACGCCGTCCGCCGCCGGCGTGCTCGACATCCTGTGGAAAGCGCTGTGA
- the leuD gene encoding 3-isopropylmalate dehydratase small subunit: MDKFTVHKGLVAPMDRENVDTDAIIPKQFLKSIKRSGFGPNLFDEWRYLDHGEPGQDPASRKPNPDFVLNQPRYQGASILIARSNFGCGSSREHAPWALQQYGFRALIAPSFADIFFNNTFKNGVLPIVLPEHQVARLFDEVFGFPGYQLTVDLARQVVVKADGEELPFDVQPFRKYCLLNGFDDIGLTLRHAEKIKAYEAERIAAKPWLNNRLTPSA; this comes from the coding sequence ATGGACAAGTTCACCGTGCACAAGGGCCTGGTGGCCCCGATGGATCGCGAGAACGTCGACACCGACGCGATCATCCCCAAGCAGTTCCTGAAGTCGATCAAGCGCAGCGGCTTCGGTCCCAACCTGTTCGACGAGTGGCGCTACCTCGACCATGGCGAGCCCGGCCAGGATCCGGCCAGCCGCAAGCCCAATCCGGACTTCGTGCTGAACCAGCCGCGCTACCAAGGCGCCTCCATCCTGATTGCGCGCAGCAATTTCGGTTGCGGCTCCAGCCGTGAGCATGCGCCCTGGGCGCTGCAGCAATACGGCTTCCGCGCGCTGATCGCGCCCAGCTTTGCCGACATCTTCTTCAACAACACCTTCAAGAACGGCGTGCTGCCCATCGTGCTGCCGGAGCATCAGGTGGCGCGTTTGTTCGACGAGGTGTTCGGCTTCCCGGGCTACCAGCTGACGGTCGATCTGGCGCGTCAGGTGGTGGTGAAGGCCGATGGCGAGGAGCTGCCGTTCGACGTCCAGCCCTTCCGCAAATACTGCCTGCTGAACGGTTTCGACGACATTGGCCTGACGCTGCGCCATGCCGAGAAGATCAAGGCCTACGAGGCGGAGCGGATTGCCGCCAAGCCATGGCTGAACAACCGGCTCACGCCCAGCGCCTGA
- the leuC gene encoding 3-isopropylmalate dehydratase large subunit, which translates to MSNGSPRTLYDKLWDEHVVHTEEDGTAVLYIDRHLVHEVTSPQAFEGLDLAGRKVWRLSANLAVSDHNVPTTDRSQGIADPVSRLQVDTLDKNCDHHGITQFKMSDKRQGIVHVIGPEQGATLPGMTVVCGDSHTSTHGAFGALAHGIGTSEVEHVLATQTLLAKKAKNMLVKVDGQCAPGVGAKDIVLAIIGRIGTAGGTGYTIEFAGSAIRSLSMEGRMTVCNMAIEAGARAGLIAVDDTTLQYVKGRPFTPSGVEWDQAVRYWRTLQSDPGAHFDHVVALDAAQIRPQVTWGTSPEMVLSIEDRVPDPDKEKDAVKRGAMERALQYMALEPNKAINDIRIDKVFIGSCTNSRIEDMREAAAVVKRLGGRVAGNVKLAMVVPGSGLVKAQAEAEGLDQIFKAAGFEWREPGCSMCLAMNADRLEPGERCASTSNRNFEGRQGAGGRTHLVSPAMAAAAAMEGHFVDVRRVM; encoded by the coding sequence ATGTCCAACGGTTCCCCCCGCACCCTCTACGACAAGCTCTGGGACGAGCATGTGGTGCACACCGAGGAGGACGGCACCGCCGTGCTCTACATCGATCGCCACCTGGTCCATGAAGTGACCAGTCCCCAGGCGTTCGAAGGCCTGGATCTGGCCGGCCGCAAGGTCTGGCGGCTGTCGGCCAACCTGGCGGTGAGCGACCACAACGTGCCCACCACCGACCGCAGCCAGGGCATTGCCGATCCGGTGTCGCGCTTGCAGGTCGACACGCTCGACAAGAACTGCGACCACCACGGCATCACCCAGTTCAAGATGAGCGACAAGCGCCAGGGCATCGTTCATGTGATCGGCCCGGAGCAGGGCGCCACGCTGCCCGGCATGACGGTGGTCTGCGGTGACAGCCACACCTCCACCCACGGTGCGTTCGGTGCGCTGGCGCACGGCATCGGCACCTCCGAGGTCGAGCATGTGCTGGCCACCCAGACCCTGCTGGCCAAGAAGGCCAAGAACATGCTGGTGAAGGTGGACGGTCAATGCGCGCCCGGCGTTGGCGCGAAGGACATCGTGCTGGCGATCATCGGCCGCATCGGCACCGCCGGCGGTACCGGCTACACCATCGAGTTCGCCGGATCCGCCATCCGCAGCCTGTCGATGGAAGGGCGCATGACGGTCTGCAACATGGCGATCGAGGCGGGCGCCCGCGCTGGCCTGATCGCCGTCGACGACACCACCCTCCAGTACGTCAAGGGGCGTCCCTTCACGCCGTCCGGCGTGGAATGGGACCAGGCGGTGCGCTACTGGCGCACGCTGCAATCCGATCCGGGTGCCCACTTCGACCATGTGGTGGCGCTGGATGCCGCGCAGATCCGCCCGCAGGTGACCTGGGGCACCTCGCCGGAGATGGTGCTGTCCATCGAGGACCGCGTACCCGATCCCGACAAGGAAAAAGACGCGGTCAAGCGCGGCGCCATGGAGCGCGCGCTGCAGTACATGGCGCTGGAGCCCAACAAGGCGATCAACGACATCCGCATCGACAAGGTCTTCATCGGCTCCTGCACCAACAGCCGCATCGAGGACATGCGCGAAGCCGCCGCAGTGGTGAAGCGCCTGGGCGGTCGGGTGGCCGGCAATGTGAAGCTGGCCATGGTGGTGCCGGGCTCCGGCCTGGTGAAGGCGCAGGCCGAGGCCGAGGGCCTGGACCAGATCTTCAAGGCCGCCGGATTCGAATGGCGCGAGCCGGGCTGCTCGATGTGCCTGGCAATGAATGCCGACCGGCTCGAGCCGGGCGAGCGTTGCGCTTCCACCAGCAACCGCAATTTCGAGGGCCGTCAGGGCGCGGGCGGCCGCACCCATCTGGTCAGTCCGGCGATGGCGGCGGCAGCGGCGATGGAAGGGCACTTCGTCGACGTGCGTCGCGTCATGTGA
- a CDS encoding LysR family transcriptional regulator has translation MRLDLTTLNLVLAIEQTRSITRGAEREHLALAAASKRISDLETRLGVQLFERRARGVEPTEACRALVRHIRSLHASLHALESEVVEFARGIKGHLRIAANAGAIAEALPPDLAAFSQAHPQIRISLEDQTSAEVQAAVAEGRADVGVFTAPLLDNRLQTWAYRQGRLAVLVPNQHVLAERDAVSFDDLLEHDLVGLHSGAAAQELMMQEALARGRTLKARLQVRGFDAIAQLVEAGMGVAVLPDAPARRFAQVFAVKRLRLEEAWAQRDYVLGVARQERLPTVVQRFVDALCPQPSK, from the coding sequence ATGCGCCTGGACCTCACCACCCTCAATCTTGTGCTGGCGATCGAGCAGACCCGCTCGATCACCCGTGGGGCCGAGCGCGAGCATCTGGCGCTGGCCGCCGCCAGCAAGCGCATTTCGGACCTGGAGACGCGTCTGGGCGTGCAGTTGTTCGAGCGTCGCGCCCGCGGCGTCGAGCCCACCGAGGCGTGCCGGGCCTTGGTGCGGCACATCCGCTCGCTGCATGCGTCATTGCATGCGCTCGAGAGCGAGGTGGTGGAGTTCGCGCGCGGCATCAAGGGGCATCTGCGCATTGCGGCCAATGCCGGCGCGATCGCCGAAGCGCTGCCGCCGGATCTCGCCGCCTTCTCGCAGGCCCATCCGCAGATTCGCATCAGCCTGGAAGACCAGACCAGCGCCGAGGTGCAGGCCGCGGTCGCCGAAGGCCGGGCGGATGTCGGCGTGTTCACTGCGCCTTTGCTCGACAACCGGCTGCAGACTTGGGCGTACCGGCAGGGTCGGCTGGCGGTGCTGGTGCCCAACCAGCATGTGCTGGCCGAGCGTGACGCGGTGAGCTTCGATGACCTGCTGGAGCATGACCTGGTCGGCCTGCACAGCGGCGCGGCGGCGCAGGAACTGATGATGCAGGAAGCCCTCGCGCGCGGCCGTACGCTCAAGGCGCGGCTGCAGGTGCGTGGCTTTGATGCGATTGCGCAGCTGGTTGAGGCCGGCATGGGTGTGGCGGTGCTGCCGGATGCGCCGGCGCGTCGTTTTGCGCAGGTGTTCGCGGTCAAGCGGCTGCGCCTGGAAGAAGCCTGGGCGCAGCGAGACTATGTTCTGGGCGTGGCGCGCCAGGAGCGCCTGCCGACGGTGGTGCAGCGCTTCGTCGATGCGCTCTGCCCCCAACCCTCGAAGTGA